One Gadus morhua chromosome 13, gadMor3.0, whole genome shotgun sequence genomic window carries:
- the LOC115557391 gene encoding leucine-rich repeat-containing protein 3, whose amino-acid sequence MPTGWSEERCDGAAGTAGQRSPASPTSFWLLCSFLLSSAAWRPLTADDPCPEKCRCDWDTATVWCSDAGLAEVPSGLPAETVALHLENNYIRLVPEAAFAELPLLRDLYLSHNRMETLASGALRHLGPELRLLDLSHNQLRRASRQDFGATRAKTRLFHNPWHCDCALQELVEALNLEPETVNGIVCETSVRGGGGGEGSRWEEPPGAQQQGEHAGQPLVKLLDAGVNFCSMQRKTTDVAMLVTMFVWFFMVIVYVVYYVRQNQAESRRHLEYLKSLPSPKKVPTETDTLSTGF is encoded by the coding sequence ATGCCGACGGGCTGGAGCGAGGAGAGATGTGACGGCGCCGCTGGGACCGCTGGCCAACGTAGCCCAGCGTCCCCAACCTCATTCTGGCTGCTGTGCTCCTTCCTCCTGTCCTCCGCGGCCTGGCGCCCCCTCACCGCCGACGACCCGTGCCCCGAGAAGTGCCGCTGTGACTGGGACACGGCCACGGTGTGGTGCTCCGACGCGGGCCTGGCCGAGGTCCCGTCCGGCCTTCCGGCGGAGACCGTGGCCCTGCACCTGGAGAACAACTACATCCGGCTGGTGCCCGAGGCCGCCTTCGCCGAGCTGCCCCTCCTGCGGGACCTCTACCTGTCGCACAACCGCATGGAGACGCTGGCGTCGGGGGCCCTGCGCCACCTGGGGCCCGAGCTGCGGCTGCTGGACCTGTCCCACAACCAGCTGAGGCGCGCCAGCCGGCAGGACTTTGGGGCCACGCGCGCCAAGACGCGGCTCTTCCACAACCCGTGGCACTGCGACTGCGCCCtgcaggagctggtggaggcgcTCAACCTGGAGCCCGAGACGGTCAACGGCATCGTGTGCGAGACCTCGGTGCGCggcgggggaggcggggaggggAGCCGCTGGGAGGAGCCCCCAGGGGCGCAGCAGCAGGGGGAGCACGCGGGCCAGCCGCTGGTCAAGCTGCTGGACGCCGGGGTGAACTTCTGCAGCATGCAGCGCAAGACCACCGACGTGGCCATGCTGGTCACCATGTTCGTGTGGTTCTTCATGGTGATCGTGTACGTGGTGTACTACGTGAGGCAGAACCAGGCCGAGTCCCGGAGGCACCTGGAGTACCTGAAGAGTCTGCCCAGCCCGAAGAAGGTCCCCACGGAGACGGACACGCTGAGCACCGGGTTCTAG